One Cedecea neteri DNA segment encodes these proteins:
- a CDS encoding MFS transporter, translating to MMAVTRSHPSQEQLLTLVAVCLASITMPFNFTAAAVALPAIGQTFHGSAMAVNWVANAFMLTFGSCLMLAGALADSYGRKRMFAGGIAAFALLSAALLAAPNLFVFDLLRGAQGIAAAIAFSGGMSALAQVFDGTDRMRAFSFVGCSFGIGLAFGPVAAAVMIDLFNWSIVFILLTLVAGIACFLSCRYMPESRNPAANGIDWAGAVVFTWTLGVFTYAVLRVPEVGWGNAFNLALFVVATISLLVFIRIELRVQQPMLDLTLFKFPRFVGVQLLAAAPAYSFVVLLLLLPLRFVGVEGMPVLEAGRLMIALSAPLLFMPIIAGSLTRWFSASVLCGVGLLVCAVGLLWLSRIPGGASAWQFALPMWTIGCGISLPWGLMDGLAVSVVPRERAGMATGIFSTTRVAGEGIAMAIVSALLSSLMANNLHQVVSGSPQRLAHAAQSVVTGDVATATTSLQGVTYKTIAASYDAAFSDLLLLLMSITLLVALVVFLFLDKGQTGDETRPQATAS from the coding sequence ATGATGGCCGTTACCCGTTCTCACCCGTCGCAAGAACAGCTCCTGACGCTGGTTGCCGTGTGTCTTGCTTCGATCACTATGCCTTTTAATTTTACCGCCGCTGCCGTGGCCTTACCCGCTATCGGGCAGACGTTCCACGGCTCTGCTATGGCGGTGAACTGGGTGGCTAATGCATTTATGTTGACCTTTGGCAGTTGCCTGATGCTGGCGGGCGCACTTGCCGACAGCTACGGGCGTAAGCGGATGTTTGCCGGAGGGATTGCGGCCTTTGCGTTACTGTCAGCCGCGCTGCTTGCTGCGCCAAACTTGTTTGTTTTCGACCTGCTGCGTGGGGCACAAGGCATTGCCGCCGCTATCGCGTTTTCCGGCGGGATGTCGGCATTAGCGCAGGTTTTTGACGGAACCGACAGGATGCGTGCTTTCAGCTTCGTCGGCTGTAGTTTCGGTATTGGCCTGGCTTTTGGCCCCGTGGCTGCGGCGGTAATGATCGATCTCTTCAATTGGTCAATTGTCTTTATTTTACTGACGCTGGTGGCAGGCATTGCCTGTTTTCTGTCCTGCCGCTATATGCCCGAATCCCGCAATCCAGCGGCAAACGGTATCGACTGGGCCGGAGCCGTGGTGTTTACGTGGACGCTGGGTGTTTTCACTTATGCCGTGCTGCGCGTGCCGGAGGTGGGTTGGGGGAATGCCTTTAATCTGGCACTGTTTGTGGTGGCCACGATTTCACTGCTGGTATTTATTCGCATTGAACTGCGCGTTCAGCAGCCGATGCTCGACCTGACTTTATTCAAGTTTCCCCGGTTTGTTGGCGTTCAGCTCCTCGCGGCTGCCCCGGCCTATTCCTTTGTTGTTCTGCTTCTGCTCTTACCGCTGCGCTTTGTTGGCGTGGAGGGGATGCCGGTGCTTGAGGCCGGACGGTTAATGATTGCGCTCTCTGCCCCGCTGTTGTTCATGCCGATTATTGCCGGTTCCCTGACTCGCTGGTTCTCTGCTTCCGTCCTGTGCGGGGTTGGGTTGCTGGTTTGTGCGGTCGGATTATTGTGGCTCAGCCGCATTCCGGGCGGGGCATCTGCGTGGCAGTTTGCCTTACCGATGTGGACGATCGGCTGCGGGATAAGCCTGCCCTGGGGATTGATGGATGGCCTGGCGGTGAGCGTGGTGCCCCGCGAAAGGGCTGGCATGGCAACGGGTATTTTCAGTACCACGCGGGTGGCTGGGGAAGGGATTGCGATGGCTATTGTGAGCGCGCTGCTCTCTTCACTGATGGCAAATAACCTGCACCAGGTGGTGTCCGGCAGCCCTCAGCGGCTGGCACATGCCGCGCAAAGCGTTGTTACCGGTGATGTCGCCACCGCAACCACCTCGCTGCAGGGCGTGACGTATAAGACGATTGCTGCCAGCTACGACGCGGCATTCAGCGACCTGTTGCTGCTGTTGATGAGCATCACATTGCTGGTCGCACTGGTGGTGTTTTTATTTCTGGACAAAGGACAAACCGGGGATGAAACCCGGCCACAAGCGACGGCGAGTTGA